Proteins encoded in a region of the Streptomyces sp. PCS3-D2 genome:
- a CDS encoding sensor histidine kinase — protein MTETTTGGTARTPEFRLASEVIATLRQDLLTDAFAYRPLPLVGAPGRFSRRLPKAIRPYAPWRRHAAVGFLAFVAVLVTVDGQSGYLGDLGGLVMGLMAAAPVLMTLVRPVGAWWAAVAMTVVLGALGGGGSWPWTPGAFFSYIAVMVLVTLRTGPRVAAWMWALTLALGVVLSVMLSGQWGSNASEMAVASAFALVIAGSIQIRRHARAEVSAQQEVTAVERDKRTLLEERTTIARELHDVVAHHMSVVAIQAEAAPYRVKNPPPELEAAFVTIRENAVAALTELRRVLGVVRSADYEAPEAPQPTLDSLDGLLANVREAGLSVEKTVTGAVRELPQGVELSAYRIIQEALSNALRHAPGAAAGVEVSYVLGGLGIRVVNEAPTGDVRPSPGAGHGITGMRERVAMLEGEMTAARTESGGYEVAVFIPVHSRPEPVPPQEATA, from the coding sequence CCCGGACGCCTGAATTCCGACTGGCATCGGAGGTGATCGCGACCCTTCGCCAGGACCTCCTCACCGATGCCTTCGCCTATCGGCCGCTGCCCCTGGTGGGGGCTCCGGGGCGCTTCTCCCGACGGCTCCCCAAAGCGATACGCCCGTATGCGCCGTGGCGGCGGCATGCGGCCGTGGGATTCCTGGCCTTCGTCGCCGTGCTCGTCACGGTGGACGGGCAGTCGGGCTATCTCGGTGATCTCGGCGGGCTCGTCATGGGGCTGATGGCCGCGGCTCCCGTCCTCATGACGCTGGTGCGGCCGGTCGGCGCATGGTGGGCGGCCGTCGCGATGACCGTGGTGCTGGGCGCCCTCGGCGGGGGCGGCAGCTGGCCCTGGACCCCGGGCGCCTTCTTCTCCTACATCGCGGTCATGGTCCTCGTGACGCTGCGGACCGGGCCCCGGGTGGCGGCCTGGATGTGGGCGCTGACCCTCGCGCTGGGCGTTGTCCTCTCCGTGATGCTCAGCGGCCAGTGGGGGTCGAACGCGTCGGAGATGGCGGTGGCCTCCGCCTTCGCACTGGTGATCGCCGGAAGCATCCAGATACGCCGGCACGCCAGGGCGGAGGTGAGCGCGCAGCAGGAGGTCACGGCCGTCGAGCGGGACAAGCGGACGCTATTGGAGGAGCGGACGACGATCGCGCGGGAACTGCACGACGTGGTGGCACACCACATGTCGGTGGTGGCGATCCAGGCCGAGGCCGCGCCGTACCGGGTGAAGAACCCGCCGCCCGAGCTGGAGGCGGCGTTCGTCACCATCAGGGAGAACGCGGTGGCGGCCCTGACGGAGCTGCGGCGGGTGCTGGGTGTGGTGCGCTCCGCGGACTACGAGGCTCCGGAGGCCCCGCAGCCGACGCTGGACTCGCTGGACGGGCTGCTGGCCAATGTGCGCGAGGCAGGGCTGAGTGTGGAGAAGACGGTCACGGGTGCGGTGCGGGAGCTGCCGCAGGGCGTGGAGCTGTCGGCGTATCGGATCATCCAGGAGGCCCTGAGCAACGCGCTGCGGCATGCGCCGGGTGCGGCGGCCGGGGTGGAAGTGTCGTACGTGCTGGGCGGCTTGGGCATACGGGTCGTCAACGAGGCGCCGACCGGGGATGTGCGGCCTTCGCCGGGGGCCGGTCACGGGATCACCGGGATGCGGGAGCGGGTGGCCATGCTGGAGGGGGAGATGACGGCGGCGCGGACGGAATCGGGAGGGTACGAAGTCGCGGTGTTCATCCCGGTGCACAGCCGTCCCGAGCCGGTGCCGCCGCAGGAGGCAACGGCATGA
- a CDS encoding response regulator transcription factor — translation MTIRVLIVDDQMMVREGFSVLLNAMDGIEVVGEAVDGREAIAQVAALRPDVVLMDIRMPHMNGLEATREIVAADTDAKVLVLTTFDLDEYVYQALRAGASGFLLKDASARQLADGVRVVAAGEALLAPSVTKRLISEFSKISEVRKLADPAGVGELTERETEVLILIAQGLSNAEMADRLIVAESTIKTHVSRILVKLGLRDRTQAAVFAYETRLVTPA, via the coding sequence ATGACGATCAGGGTGCTGATCGTCGACGACCAGATGATGGTCCGCGAGGGGTTCTCGGTTCTCCTGAACGCCATGGACGGCATCGAGGTGGTGGGCGAGGCGGTCGACGGCCGCGAGGCCATCGCGCAGGTGGCGGCGCTGCGGCCGGACGTGGTGCTGATGGACATCCGGATGCCCCACATGAACGGCCTGGAGGCGACACGGGAGATCGTGGCCGCGGACACGGACGCGAAGGTGCTGGTGCTGACGACCTTCGACCTCGACGAGTACGTGTATCAGGCGCTACGGGCGGGCGCCTCCGGGTTCCTGCTGAAGGATGCGTCGGCCCGTCAGCTTGCGGACGGGGTGAGGGTGGTGGCAGCCGGCGAGGCGCTGCTGGCGCCCTCGGTGACCAAGCGGCTGATCTCGGAGTTCTCGAAGATCTCCGAGGTGCGCAAGCTCGCGGACCCGGCGGGAGTGGGCGAGCTGACGGAGCGGGAGACGGAGGTGCTGATCCTGATCGCGCAGGGGCTGTCCAATGCGGAGATGGCAGACCGGCTGATCGTCGCGGAGTCCACGATCAAGACCCATGTGAGCCGGATCCTGGTGAAGCTGGGCCTGCGGGACCGGACACAGGCGGCGGTGTTCGCCTACGAGACCCGCCTGGTGACTCCGGCCTGA
- a CDS encoding cytochrome P450: MGFDPWDAAFVADPYPAYRELRQQGRAVWSEATGQWLVPHYADVSALLRDRRLGRTYLHRFSHEEFGRPAPPAAHEPFHVLNGNGLLDLEDPAHARVRRLVAKAFTPRTVERLVPAVQRLAGELVGRLLADGGGDLLATVAEPLPVAVIAELLGVPEGDRGLLRPWSADICGMFELRPDEETARRAVRASIDFSAYLRELIAQRRARPGEDLISGLIAAHDEEGRLSEQEMISTCVLLLNAGHEATVNTTVNGWWALFRNPDQLAALREGRDPEKLSTAVDELMRYDTPLQMFERWVLDDIRVGGTDIPRGSEVALLFGSANRDPARFEDPDALDLGRADNPHLAFGAGIHYCLGAPLARRELEASFGALLADGVPPLRLVEEPQWQDGYVIRGLKNLLVEF, encoded by the coding sequence ATGGGCTTTGATCCGTGGGATGCCGCGTTCGTCGCCGATCCGTACCCGGCCTACCGGGAGTTGAGGCAGCAGGGGCGGGCCGTCTGGTCTGAGGCCACCGGCCAGTGGCTGGTGCCGCACTACGCCGATGTGAGCGCGCTGCTGCGGGACCGGCGGCTGGGGCGGACCTACCTCCACCGCTTCTCGCACGAGGAGTTCGGGCGCCCGGCACCGCCGGCGGCGCACGAGCCCTTCCACGTGCTCAACGGCAACGGCCTGCTGGACCTGGAGGATCCCGCTCACGCACGGGTGCGCAGGCTGGTGGCGAAGGCCTTCACGCCACGGACGGTGGAACGGCTGGTGCCCGCCGTGCAGCGGCTGGCCGGGGAACTGGTGGGGCGGCTGCTCGCGGACGGTGGCGGCGATCTGCTCGCCACGGTCGCCGAGCCGCTGCCGGTGGCCGTGATCGCGGAGCTGCTGGGCGTCCCCGAGGGGGACCGGGGGCTGCTGCGGCCCTGGTCGGCGGACATCTGCGGAATGTTCGAGCTCCGGCCGGACGAGGAGACGGCGCGGCGCGCGGTGCGCGCGAGCATCGACTTCAGCGCGTACCTGCGGGAGTTGATCGCCCAGCGGCGCGCGCGCCCCGGCGAGGATCTGATCTCCGGCCTGATCGCCGCCCATGACGAGGAGGGGCGGCTCAGCGAGCAGGAGATGATCTCCACCTGCGTCCTCCTGCTGAACGCCGGGCACGAGGCCACCGTCAACACCACGGTCAATGGGTGGTGGGCGCTGTTCCGCAACCCCGATCAGCTCGCCGCGCTCCGCGAAGGCCGCGATCCCGAGAAGTTGTCCACAGCTGTGGATGAACTGATGCGGTACGACACTCCCCTGCAGATGTTCGAACGCTGGGTGCTCGACGACATCCGCGTCGGCGGTACCGACATCCCCCGCGGGTCGGAGGTGGCGCTGCTCTTCGGATCGGCGAACCGGGATCCCGCGCGTTTCGAGGACCCCGACGCGCTGGACCTCGGGCGGGCCGACAATCCGCATCTGGCCTTCGGCGCGGGGATCCACTACTGCCTGGGGGCACCGCTGGCGCGGCGCGAGCTGGAGGCCTCCTTCGGGGCGCTGCTGGCGGACGGCGTGCCCCCACTGCGGCTCGTCGAGGAGCCGCAGTGGCAGGACGGGTACGTCATCCGCGGGCTGAAGAACCTGCTGGTGGAGTTCTAG
- a CDS encoding ABC transporter permease: MKRRPNGLAGTGALLGLALRRDRVMMPVWVLLTALLVVSMPGSLGSVYATAAERARAAATMNANDSLRALYGPVFGDSLGALTAWRAGVFGAVLAAVMSLIIVVRHTREEEETGRQELLSAAMVGRQAPLTAALLAALVANTCTALLVAGGLAGQGAPGAVALALALAGTGMLFAGAAAVTAQLTESARAAKGVTATLLGAAFVLKAAGDAGTTGGGSALTWVSPLGWVENVRAFAGERWWVLLLLAAAVVVQVAAGYLLAGRRDVGMSFLPSRPGPAEGRLGTAGALAWRLQRGTLTGWSAGFLTAGVVFGGMADGAADLVGGNDRTREIIERMGGQSGLTDAFLAAMAGMFGMVAALYAVSAVLRLSGEEAGQRAEPLLANAVGRLRWAGGHLAVAFGGSALILLLAGLGLGIGHGGEVGATVAATLAQLPAVWVIGAVAALLHGAIPAYAAAAWAVAGGALVLGWIGPALNLPQTALDLSPFAHMPRLPGAEPLVWTPLLALTALAAALTAVGLTALRRRDMTT, from the coding sequence ATGAAGCGACGACCGAACGGCCTCGCGGGCACCGGCGCACTGCTGGGTCTGGCCCTGCGCCGCGACCGGGTGATGATGCCGGTCTGGGTCCTGCTCACCGCGCTCCTGGTGGTGAGCATGCCCGGATCGCTCGGCAGCGTGTACGCCACCGCCGCCGAACGCGCCCGTGCCGCGGCCACGATGAACGCCAACGACTCCCTGCGCGCCCTGTACGGACCGGTCTTCGGGGACTCCCTCGGCGCCCTGACGGCCTGGCGCGCCGGCGTCTTCGGCGCGGTCCTCGCGGCTGTCATGAGCCTGATCATCGTGGTCCGACACACCCGGGAGGAAGAGGAGACGGGACGTCAGGAACTGCTCTCCGCCGCCATGGTGGGCCGCCAGGCCCCACTGACCGCGGCGCTCCTCGCCGCCCTCGTGGCCAACACGTGCACCGCCCTGCTCGTCGCCGGCGGCCTCGCCGGGCAGGGAGCGCCGGGCGCGGTCGCGCTCGCCCTGGCCCTCGCCGGCACCGGCATGCTCTTCGCCGGCGCGGCCGCCGTAACCGCCCAGCTGACCGAGAGCGCCCGGGCCGCCAAGGGGGTCACGGCCACGCTGCTCGGCGCGGCCTTCGTCCTGAAAGCCGCGGGCGACGCCGGTACCACGGGCGGAGGCTCCGCTCTGACCTGGGTCTCACCCCTCGGCTGGGTGGAGAACGTACGAGCCTTCGCCGGCGAGCGCTGGTGGGTGCTCCTGCTGCTCGCCGCCGCCGTCGTGGTGCAGGTGGCCGCCGGCTACCTGCTGGCCGGTCGCCGCGACGTCGGGATGAGCTTCCTGCCGTCCCGGCCGGGGCCGGCCGAAGGGCGGCTCGGCACGGCGGGCGCGCTGGCCTGGCGGCTGCAGCGAGGCACCCTCACGGGCTGGAGCGCGGGCTTCCTGACGGCCGGCGTGGTCTTCGGCGGTATGGCGGACGGTGCCGCGGACCTGGTCGGCGGCAACGACCGGACGCGGGAGATCATCGAGCGGATGGGCGGGCAGAGCGGACTCACCGACGCCTTCCTCGCCGCGATGGCCGGCATGTTCGGCATGGTCGCCGCCCTGTACGCGGTGTCGGCCGTCCTGCGCCTGAGCGGTGAGGAGGCGGGACAGCGGGCGGAACCGCTCCTCGCGAACGCGGTCGGCCGGCTCCGCTGGGCCGGCGGCCACCTGGCCGTCGCCTTCGGCGGCTCGGCACTGATACTGCTGCTGGCGGGGCTCGGTCTCGGCATCGGGCACGGCGGCGAGGTGGGGGCGACGGTCGCGGCCACTCTCGCCCAGCTTCCGGCGGTCTGGGTCATCGGGGCCGTGGCGGCGCTCCTCCACGGCGCGATACCGGCGTACGCGGCGGCCGCCTGGGCCGTGGCCGGTGGCGCCCTGGTCCTGGGCTGGATCGGTCCGGCGCTGAACCTCCCCCAGACCGCCCTGGACCTCTCGCCCTTCGCCCATATGCCCAGGCTCCCGGGCGCCGAGCCCCTGGTGTGGACCCCACTCCTGGCCCTGACCGCCCTGGCGGCGGCCCTGACGGCGGTCGGCCTCACCGCCCTGCGCCGCCGCGACATGACCACCTGA
- a CDS encoding ABC transporter ATP-binding protein has product MTKAISAVGLHKAFGRTRALDGLDLAVTTGEVHGFLGPNGAGKSTAIRILLGLLRADAGTAELLGGDPWADAVPLHRRVAYVPGDVTLWRNLSGGEVIDLYGRLRGGLDPARRAELLERFELDPTKKGRTYSKGNRQKVALVAAFASDAELLILDEPTSGLDPLMEGVFQSCVAEARSAGRTVLLSSHILSEVESLCDRVSIVRQGRTVETGTLAELRHLTRTSISAELAGPPNGMARLPGVHDVEVRGLKVRLQADTDKLDAVLRSLTEAGVRSLTATPPTLEELFLRHYTDGREAGTR; this is encoded by the coding sequence ATGACGAAGGCAATCAGTGCCGTCGGCCTCCACAAGGCCTTCGGCCGCACCCGCGCACTGGACGGACTCGACCTCGCGGTCACCACCGGCGAAGTACACGGCTTCCTCGGACCCAACGGCGCCGGCAAGTCCACCGCCATCCGGATCCTGCTCGGACTGCTGCGCGCGGACGCCGGGACCGCCGAACTCCTCGGCGGCGACCCGTGGGCCGACGCGGTGCCCCTCCACCGTCGTGTCGCCTACGTCCCCGGAGACGTCACACTGTGGCGCAACCTCTCCGGCGGCGAGGTCATCGACCTGTACGGACGGCTTCGCGGCGGCCTCGACCCGGCGCGCCGCGCCGAGCTCCTGGAGCGGTTCGAACTGGACCCCACCAAGAAGGGGCGCACCTACTCCAAGGGCAACCGGCAGAAGGTCGCCCTCGTCGCCGCCTTCGCCTCCGACGCCGAACTGCTCATCCTCGACGAACCCACCTCCGGCCTCGACCCGCTGATGGAGGGGGTCTTCCAGAGCTGCGTCGCCGAGGCCCGCTCCGCCGGCCGCACCGTCCTGCTCAGCTCGCACATCCTCAGCGAGGTCGAGTCGCTGTGCGACCGCGTCAGCATCGTCCGCCAGGGCCGCACCGTGGAGACCGGGACCCTCGCCGAACTCCGCCACCTCACCCGTACGTCGATCAGCGCCGAGCTCGCCGGCCCGCCGAACGGCATGGCCCGCCTGCCGGGCGTGCACGACGTGGAGGTGCGCGGGCTCAAGGTCCGGCTCCAGGCCGACACCGACAAGCTGGACGCCGTACTGCGCTCCCTCACCGAGGCCGGAGTGCGCTCGCTGACCGCGACCCCGCCCACCCTCGAAGAGCTCTTCCTGCGCCACTACACCGACGGCCGCGAGGCGGGCACGCGATGA